In Alosa alosa isolate M-15738 ecotype Scorff River chromosome 23, AALO_Geno_1.1, whole genome shotgun sequence, a single window of DNA contains:
- the LOC125288820 gene encoding secretin receptor, protein MRVILLGIVFALFTIKIHTFECEPPDVHIKEEETCNDLLAFNLTGIQPDCPVWWDDLNCWPPSQIGQTISQPCPAFLKTQGIIYRNCTEQGWSEAFPPHELACDISMNESFTFFSETPQFHSYLPYVKAMYTAGYAVSLICLVIAIAILCLFPKLHCTRNYIHIQLFFSFIFRAAFIFIKDSVLFSSEAIYQCGSYSLPCKLVLLVSHYCIMANYSWLLVEGHYLHTLVSVSFFSGRKYFWCYVFLGWGIPVVIVGTWGLAKYFYENEGCWETRDSDWIWWILRVPVLLFIVANLFFFLNIIRILVGKLRMSDVHGNEFSQYKRLAKSTFLLVALFGLYYILFAFLPHKVDGLIYIIWNFTELALASTQGFVVAVLYCFLNGEVQYEIQRKWRRWRLKQKFNGTPGLHHGSISQSGCPLTQVALLPRSSASQQLSLV, encoded by the exons ATCCATACATTTGAATGTGAGCCTCCGGACGTCCACATAAAAGAAGAGGAAACCTGCAATGACTTGCTTGCATTTAACCTGACAGGAATTCAACCAG ATTGCCCAGTTTGGTGGGATGACCTGAACTGTTGGCCACCATCTCAGATTGGTCAGACTATATCACAACCTTGTCCAGCATTCCTCAAAACACAGG GGATTATCTACAGGAACTGCACCGAGCAGGGATGGTCCGAGGCCTTTCCTCCGCACGAACTTGCTTGTGACATATCCATGAATGAGTCCTTTACCTTCTTCAGTGAG ACTCCACAGTTCCATTCATATCTGCCCTATGTGAAGGCCATGTACACCGCTGGCTATGCGGTCTCTCTCATCTGTTTAGTCATCGCCATTGCCATCCTCTGTCTGTTCCC gaaacTGCACTGCACCAGGAACTACATCCACATCCAACTCTTTTTCTCCTTCATCTTCCGAGCAGCCTTTATTTTCATCAAAGATTCCGTGCTCTTCTCCAGTGAAGCCATCTACCAATGTGGCTCCTATTCA ttACCGTGCAAGCTGGTGCTGTTGGTTTCACACTACTGCATCATGGCTAACTACAGCTGGCTACTCGTGGAGGGACACTACCTCCACACCCTGGTCAGCGTGTCCTTCTTCTCCGGGAGGAAGTACTTCTGGTGTTATGTTTTCCTTGGGTGGG GTATACCAGTAGTTATAGTAGGAACCTGGGGCTTGGCAAAGTATTTTTATGAGAACGAAGG GTGTTGGGAGACCAGGGATAGTGACTGGATATGGTGGATTCTCAGAGTTCCCGTCCTCCTATTTATTGTA GCAAACCTGTTCTTTTTCCTGAACATCATAAGAATACTGGTTGGCAAATTGAGGATGTCTGATGTTCACGGAAATGAATTCAGTCAGTACAA GAGGCTTGCCAAGTCCACATTTCTCCTGGTGGCCCTCTTTGGACTGTATTATATTCTCTTTGCATTCCTACCACACAAAGTAGACGGTTTAATTTACATAATATGGAACTTCACAGAATTGGCACTCGCCTCAACACAG GGCTTTGTAGTGGCAGTTCTCTACTGTTTCCTGAATGGAGAG GTACAGTATGAGATCCAGAGGAAGTGGCGCCGGTGGAGACTGAAGCAGAAGTTCAACGGCACTCCTGGCCTGCACCACGGCTCCATAAGCCAGAGCGGGTGTCCACTCACACAGGTGGCCCTGCTGCCCAGGAGTTCAGCCAGCCAGCAGCTCAGCCTGGTGTGA